The Terriglobus roseus sequence CCTCACGCAACCAGCTTACGCGCGGAGGCCGTTGCGCATCTAGATTCATCCTCGCGTCGATTGCACTACGCTCGCGGCAGATTGGCCGCGGCTACCGCGTACTCTTGCTGTGCAAGCTCCACCAGAAGGAATTTCCATGAGACTGAAGTTGATCGTCGCCACCCTGATCCTCGTCGCCACGCATGCCCTGCACGCCGCGATTCCCGCGGATTGGACGACGCCGATCGCGCCTTTCAAGATCTCCGGCAACCTGTACTACGTGGGCTCACGCGACCTTGCTGCCTATCTGGTGACGACGCCGAAGGGCAACATCCTGATCAACGCGAATCTTGAGACATCGCCGGCTCAAATCCGGCACAGCGTCGAGCAGCTCGGCTTCCAATGGGCGGACACGAAGATCCTGCTCAGCAGCCAGGCGCATTATGATCACGCCGCCGGCGCCGCCGAAGTCATAAAAGAGACGCACGCAACCCACATGGTGATGGATGGCGACGTGGACGTGATGCAGAGCGGCGGCGCCACCGACTATGACACCACGCTCGATCACTTTCCACCGTCGCACGTGGACCGCGTTCTGCGTGACGGTGAGAAGGTCGAACTGGGCGGCACCACCGTCGTCGCGCATAAGACCGCCGGCCACACCAAGGGCACCACCACGTGGACGATGCAGACGCATGACGGAGGTGTCACCCGCAATGTTGTCATCGTGGGCGGATGGGCCTGGAATCCTGCGGTGCGGCTGGTTACAGCCAACGGCAAGACCGAGTCCTATCCCGGCATCGAACGCGACTTCGACCACACCTTCGCGGCGATGAGGACGTATCCGTGCGACATCTTCCTTGGCGCACATGGCGTGTACTTCAACATGCTGCCCAAGCTGGAACGCATGAAGACCGAGGGCGAAAAGGTCTGGATTGACCCGCAGGGTTACAAGTCTGCGCTGGCGGAAAAGGAAGCAAACTTCCGTAAGGAAGTGGCTGCAGAGAAGGCCGGGAAGTGACTCTGCATCACGCTGGCGTGAAAATCCCGACGAGGGTTTTTACGCGCTCCTTCTGACGGCTGAGCGGAAATCGCTTTGTTCTTGTGAGCTCCGCAATTCCATGCAGACTGGCCCAGAATAGCTCCGCGCGCACCTCGGATCGCGCAGCGCCCTCGAACAGCACCAGCAGCTGTGAGAATGCAAAGCGCATCGCCTGAGGTGTCGCCGCTTCGTCGAACGGCACCGTCAGACCAAGCGAGAACATGACTTCATACAGCGACTGGGATGACGTGGCGAACTCCAGGTAGGCAATCGCAACCGACTCAAGCGGATTGCCACGCTTCCCACGGTTTCTGGCCGTCTCCAGAGCTTGCCCCAACTCCTGAAAGCCCTCTACGGCAACTGCGGCGAGGATCCCGTCGCGGCTCCCGAAGTGTGCGTACAGCACAGGCTGGCTGTACGCGATCTCGTCGGAGAGCCGCCGGACCGTGACATTGGGCCAGCCTTCCGATTCCGCGATCCGCCGGGCAGCCGCGACGATCTGGGCCGCACGGGCCTGCCGGTCCCGTCGTTTTCTGTCTGCAATTCGCTTACCTGCTTCCGGTGTCGCCATCGAGATAATTATAGCGTTGCTAGTTTTTTGTGACGAAGGCTGAATCCCGGGAGGTCGGTCGCCGATCATATATAGCGTTGCTAGATTTTATATCGGAGATATAACGATGCTCAGTACATATTCGTTCTGCACCGCCGCTCTCATCGCACTGGCGGTGTTCGTCATCGGTTCGTTCTATCTGGTTGCCCCGGAACGCATCGCGGGGTCTTTTGGGCTGCGGGCACCAGCGCCCGATGCGGACACGCGCGCATGGCTGCGTCTGAAAGGGATTCGGGATGTCGCGTCCGGCCTTGTTGTGCTGCTCCTGTTGACGGTCATGAACAAGCATGCGGTCGGTATGGTGCTTATCGTGTATGCCATCATCCCCTTCGGAGATATGGCGATCATCCTGGCGTCCGGAGGTTCAAAATCCAAGGCGTTTTCAGTTCATGGTGCAACCTGCGCTGTGATGCTTGCTGTTGGATTGCTCTTGATGCATGCCGTGTAGATCCGGGCGATACGACTTCACACTGAAATGGATGCCGGACCAACTGGCGCCGACACAGGACGACGCGGTGCCCGGATTGTTCACCGCAATGCGGGAGCAACTGGGACTGGAGCTGAAGCCGGCAAAAGGTCCCGTCCAGGTGTTGGCTGTCGATGCAATGGCGAGACCGGGCGCAAACTAGCAGGGCTTCCCACGTGTGAAGTGCCAGCCATAGCGACAGCAGATTGTGTCGCAAGACAGAAAGGCCCGGCTTCGCGCCGGGCCTTCAGCTCTCCTAAGAGCTTAGGAGTGTGTTTAGCTCAACGTCTCCATCAGTTTGCTGATGGTGCTGTTCAGAGCCTTGTCTGTGCGGCGCTGTTCGTCGATCTTCGAGATCGAGTGCATCACCGTGGTGTGGTGTTTGCCACCGAACTGGCGACCGATCTCCGGCAGCGAAGCTTCCGTCATCTGCTTTGCCAGGTACATCGCAATCTGGCGCGGCACAACGATCTGGCGGCTGTTGTTCTTCTGCTTCAGCTCGCTGATCTTCATACCGAACTGCTCAGCCGTAGCGCGCTGAATCGCTTCGATGGTGATCTTGCGCACCTGCGTATCGATGAACTGCTTCAGGCACTGCTGTGCGGTGCTGAGCGTGATCTCCACGCCATGCAATGAGCACCACGCAACCAGGCGGATCAGTGCACCCTCAAGCTCACGCACATTGGTCCGTACGTTGCTTGCAATGAACATCGCGACGTCGGTCGGCAGAACCGTCTGTTCGCTCTCCGCCTTCTTCTGCAGGATGGCGACCTTGGTCTCAAGATCCGGCGGTTGAATGTCGGCGATCAAGCCCCACTCGAAGCGCGAGCGCAGGCGGTCTTCAAAGTCCGCAAGCTCTTTCGGGGGCCGATCACTCGCGATGACAATCTGCTTCATGCTCTCGTGCAGGGCATTGAACGTATGGAAGAACTCTTCCTGCGTACGCTCCTTGCCGGCGAGGAACTGGATGTCATCGATCAGGAGGACATCGACCGTGCGGAACTTGTCCCGGAAGCTGGTCTGCCGGTTGTTGCGCATGCTGTCGATCATTTCGTTGGTGAACTTTTCGCCGGAAACGTACGAGATCGTGGCATGCGGGTTGCGACGCTTCACCTCATGGCCGATGGCATGCATCAGGTGCGTCTTGCCCATACCCACACCGCCGTACAGGAAGAGCGGGTTGTAGGCCTTGGACGGGCGTTCTGCAACGGCCTGCGAGGCGGCATGGGCGAACTGGTTACCGCTGCCGATCACGAAGTTCTCAAATAGGTAACGCTGGTTGAGCTGAGCGGCTGTGTTCCAGTCGAACTTGGCCTGCTCCGCGCTGGGCATCTGCGGCAGCGGTTGGCCGGCAATGCGATGGCTGCCCGACGGCGAACCCGAACCCTGCGGTGCATTCGGCGAATGCGAGGGCAGCGGTGCGAAACCACCATCCTCACGCGACTTCGGCGCGGCAGGATCATCCTCGGCTGTCACAAATCGCACCTCATCCACTTCGAGCGACAGGTTGTCGATCGCCTCCTGGATCAGGTCGGCATATCGATCGCCAATGTGCTGGAACTGAGCCGAGGGGATGCGCACAAAGACGATGCGGCCGTTGGCGTGCGAGAAGCGTGTGGGCTTCAACCAGGTGTGAAACGACTGCCGGTTGACCTTCATCTCAAGCGCGCCGAGGATCCGCATCCAGGCGTTCTGCGAGTTCAATACGGTCGATACCGTTGGGGCAAAAGACATCAGGGTTCTTTCCTTGCGCTACCGGCCTTGGCCAGAGCTGTCACTGTTGACCATGAGCATTACGCTCGACAGCCGGAGCAAAATTTAAAGCAAAGAAACCCTCTTCCGCTCCAGACAGCAGGACCGGACAGCGAGTTCTTCGGAGTCGTTTGAAGACCGTCGGCGATGCCGTAGCAGGACCGATCGGTTAGGTGGAACAGAGGTCACGTAGAAGCGTCTTGACCACTAGCTTGGTAGAACGAAACTGATGGTAGCACGATGACGAGGGCCGTCTGGAAGGGCCATATCGCAAATATTTTTGCAAGAAAATCACTTGCACGAGACGTGGTGCAGGTGCAAGAAGAAGAGCCATCCGCGATTCCCTGTTTGGGTGATTTCGCTTGCCACCGATGGCAGCAGAGTGTATTTGCGGTCCCACTTTGGAACATCTAATGCGCCGTATCGCTTGTGCTTCCCGTTGCGCAAAGGAATACTCTTCATGCCCGGCTAATCTGCTGGTGGAGTCACTTCATGCTCACTGCTCGTCTGTTCGCTCTTGGTCTTCTCTTCGCCTCTTCTGCACTTTCCGCGACTGCGCAAAGCACCAGCACCACGTTGACTGCTACGCCCGCCTCCGTCAAGGTGGGAGGGTCAGTCGCACTCTCAGCAGCAGTGGTTGGATCGCAGAACTCCGCAGACAGTCCTCACGGTACTCTCGCCGTATATGACGGAAGTCCCACCCAAGGCGGGACAAGCATTGGCACCGCACCGCTGATCGGCGCGACCGTAGCTTCCCCAACGGCGGTTCCCTTGGCGACCATGCTGGGCGCCATCGATCCTGCAGCTGCTGGTGTCCTTCTATCAGCAGATTTTAACGGCGATGGTAAGGCCGATGTGATTTCCTACGGACCAATCCCTTACAGCTCGGCCTCCGCTTCGACTGCATTCCAGGTCTTCCTCAACAACGGTTCCGGCTCGTTCACAACGAAGACAGCGCAGACCTATCGGCTGATATCACCTGTCATCATCGACTTCAATCATGATGGAAAGCTGGACATCGTATCGTTATCACCAGCGGCTTCGGGCGCACCCGACGGTGCGAACCTGCAGGTATTCCTTGGCGATGGAGTGGGCGGATTCGCGGCGCCGATAACGCCCCCAGGTTTTACTCCGGCAGCCGGACCGCTAGGGTCCGCTTACTTCTCGACCATGGCAACTGCTGACCTTGAAGGCAACGGGTTGCCTTACCTTCTGCTGGGCAACTGGACAGGTACGTACCCTGACATTCAGAACGCTATCCTCGCGTACCGCAATAATGCAGACGGAACTTTCAGTCTTGCGGGTGTCTCCCCGGTCTACCTTGCGAGCACCCTGGGGCAGCTTAGCATCAGCAAGATCGTGACAGCGGACCTGAACGGAGATGGCAAGCTCGATGCGATCATCGACTTGCCTGAGCGCGCTACAACTCCTCATATTGGCGTACTCACGCTTGGCAATGGCGACGGAACGTTTGCCCCGGGCAGTGCAACCTTTGCACCGCAAAGCTGCAGCGCGGTTTGCAATGGAGGCTTCACAGTCGTCACGGCAGACTTCAATGGAGATGGAAAGAAGGATGTGGCCGTTAGCTCGGGAGCGGGGCCCAGTGCAGGTTCGGATGATTTGTATGTATACCTGGGCCACGGCGACGGAACGTTTGCTGATCCCTTAGCCAGCGCCTCTGTGTTGATCGCTCCAACGAATCCAAGTAACTTCAACGGCATCTATGTTTCCATCATCGCTACAGATATCGATGGCGACGGCAAACAGGATCTTGTCGATTCCGCAGGCTACGCTTACCTCGGCAAGGGAGACGGAACGTTCACGTCAACTTCGAACCTGGCCGGGGCAACATTCTGGACTCAGATCTACTCGACGACTCCCTCTTTCGGAATGCTGCAGGCAGACCTGAACGCAGACGGTTTGGCAGACTACTACTTCTCATTTACCAATGTGCTCAATATATCGAGGGCCAACCTGCAGCCAACAGTGGTCCTTGGACGTGCCGGATCCATTGCGCAGCTCAGTACGTCATCTCTGACTGCAGGAATGCATAGCCTGTACGCGGTATACGGTGGCGGAGGTGTCTTCCAGGGAAGTACCTCTCCTTCGACACCGGTAAGCGTCAGTCAGCAGCAGCCGACCGTCACCGGTGCGTCTTCTCCAAATCCTGCACTGATCGCACAGCCTGTTACATTAGCCGTCAAGGTGTCTGCTCCGTCCGTTCGGCCAACTGGCGCTGTGACCTTCACTGCGGGCAGCACGACACTTGGCACCGCAACGCTGGACGTGAGTGGCAACGCGTCGATCACCTACACCTTCGCGACCGTCGGGACACAAACCGTCACAGCGAGCTACGCGGGCGACGCCAATACCGCCGCGGCTTCGGTTGTGATCACTGCGACTACAGTCAACGCCTTCACCCTGAGCCCTTCCAGCGCTAACACGACCTTGACAACATCGCGAGGCGGTTCAGCGACGTCGGCCATCGTGGTCGCATCGCAGAACGGATTTAGCGGCTCTGTTGCCTTCACTTGCAGCGGCCTGCCGACGGGTGCGTCGTGTTCTTTTTCGCCAGCCAGCGTTACGGTCAGCGGTGCAGCGTCAGGCAATACGACCATGACCGTAGCGGTCACTTCGACCGTCAGCCTATTGCGTAACCTGCGCCGCAACAGTGGCGACCTCATGCTCGCGGGTGTGTGCCTGATTGGCATCGCGGGCGCGTCACGGCGTCGCCGTCTTGTCAGTAACACGTTGATAGCGCTTGCTGTTTCCGTCACACTAATCGGCGCGGCAGGCTGCAGCGGTGGCGGTTCCTCCTCGACAGCCACGGCGAAGACGTACACCTTCAACGTCACTGCAACCTCTGGCGCTGCGCAGACCACCACCGCCTACACCCTCAACGTGCAGTAGGCGTTGGAGGTCTACTTCAGCGGCAGCGTCAACACTTCCACCGTCAGGGGAGCGACGGTGCGATGCGTTGCCGCTGCCGCCCGCAGCTTCGTTGTGACCGGCACGATGTGCTTTGGATCATCGATCGTATTGGTCTCCGACCGGCTGTTGCCGTGCAGTGTTGCCAGGGTGGCCTCACCCGTCACGGCGGCGCCGTCGATTTTCACATCCAGCAGTTGCGGCTCCGTCGATGCATTGACGATCTTCACGTAGAGCTTGGAAGCATCGCGAGTCACGCTGTAGAAGAAGCGCTTGTTCGCACCGGTGATGGAGGTAGTCGGAACATCCGTCCCGAGCGCCTCGGCAAACATGCTCTGCGCATAGAAGCTCGGCGAGCCGTAACTGCTGGCCGCGTCATAACCGATCAGGTTGCTCTCCCACTGCATGCCACCGGGGTTCACATTGACGAACAGCGGTGCGTACGCGGCCATCACAATCAGATCGCTGTTGCGTTCCATCCCCGTCATCCAAGCGGCATCGCCCAACGCGGCACCCATGTTCGTTGTGGGAGCACCTTCACGCGTCGCCCACTCACCCACAAAGATCTTCGGTCCCTTGCGGTCCGCATTGTCGTAGTGGTCGACCATGCTGAAGAACTCTTCCGCACGCTTGTAGTAGTGGTCGTCCACCACATCCGGCTGCGGCCCATGCTTCACGGGCGCGGTCGCAATCAGCTTCAGGTTTGGATACTTCGCACGAATCGCCTTTGCAAACTGCGGCCAGCGAGCCTCGTAGCTGCCCGACCGATCCAGGTTGTCCTCGTTGCCGATCTCCACGTAGGTCAGCGGGAATGGCGCCGGGTGTCCAAGTTTCGCGCGCACCGCGCCCCACTTGGTCGAGGCATCGCCGGTCACAAACTCGATCTCCTCCAGCGCCTCGTCCACATAGGGACGCATGGATGCCCCCGGACCGATGTGCGTGCCCTTCAACGAATAACCGGCGTATACCGCCAGCACCGGATCGATCTTCAGATCTTCCGTCCACTCCAGAAACTCCAGTAACCCCATGCCGTCCGTCGACTGGTAGTTCCACGGGCTGCGATGAGTGGGGCGGTCGACCAGTGGACCAAGCGTCGCCTTCCAGTCGAATCGTTCGTCGACAGTGTCGCCCTCGAGGTAGTTGCCGCCGGGCATGCGCAGGAACTTCGGATGCATCTCTGCCATCATCGCCATGATGTCCGGACGGTTGCCATTCGCGCGTCCCTTGTAGGTCGGCGGAAATAGCGATACAAGCTGCAGCGAGATCGACCCCGGCTTCGCGAAGCTCAGCAGCAGATGGTTGGCCGACCCGGCCTCGACCCTGTCGCCGGTCTTCAGCATGAACGTGTGCTGCTTCCAATCGCCGGTAACGCCATCGACAGTTGCCGTGGCCACCGTCTTGCCACTGTTGTTATTCACGAGCGACACCGTCACCGTACCCACATCGCCACGCGCATAGAAGGACCCCGCATACGTGGTGCCGGGCTTCAGCGCCATGCCCCACCAACCGTCGTTCCGAAGAGCCGCGGGCGCAGTTGATGTTGCGGCCGTAACATCAACGCGCAGGCTGCCCAGCAGGGCATCGGACGGACCATCATCGGTCACCAGCTTCATCGTCGCCTGCGCGTCGCCCAGGTTGTCCAGATACCAGTTCTTTACGCCCGACCAGTCGCGGCCAAAGGCGCGGTTACGCACCATCTCCGCATACAGGCCGCCGTCGTAGGAGTAGTTGATCTCCTCCGTCATCAGGCCGTAGAGCGTTGGGCTGACGGCGTGCAACGACTTGTCCGCCTGCACCATGAGGGTCGCGGCTTGCTGTGCCGGCAGTGCCACAGCGCAGGTGAGGGCAGACAGTACGGCGACGCGAGAGAACAGATGCATGGGTAGTTTCCTCAAGGGCAACATCGTATCGTGACCCGTCCGTTTCTTTGCCTCCCAAAGAACGGAGCCCCGCATCCAGTCCTGTGCTACAAGTTTGGTGAGAAGGCCGGGAGGACGTATGGCGAAGCAGCGTGGCTATCCCGACCGTCGCGGCATGGGAGCGCAAAGCGACTTTCTCTCGGAGACGTTTGTTCCCAGCGAATCGCACCGGGCGAAGCAGCTTGCGATGGCCCGAGACCTCGTGCGGACTGGCTCGAAGCCGGAAGACGTCGCCCACATGCTTTCGTTGCCCATCGATCTGGTAAACCGCGCGCTCGCCGAAGACCTTTGACCCACCGCTTCTTCGCCGCGCTTTAAAGTTGGAGATCTGAGGAAAATCGGGTACGATGGTTGAGTTGTCCGCGATGCGCCGCTTCTGCGATGCGCGTGGCCTGGCAGGGTGCTGTAACCGCCCGCCGGACGGGACATCCACTTTACAGCTCAGCGCTGCTGCCCCACCTGACATGGGGTCTCTGCACGCGAGCGCAGGAGATCTACGATGCCGAAGCGCACTTTCCAGCCGAACCGCCGCCGCCGCGCCAAGACCCACGGCTTTCTGACCCGCATGAAGACCAAGGCCGGCCAGAACGTGCTGAACCGCCGCCGCGCCAAGGGTCGTCATAAGATCGCCGTCTCCGCTGGCTTCCGCGATTAGTTCGCGCCTCACCATCGATATCCGAAAGGGCGCGCCACAAGCGCGCCCTTTCCTTTTGTCTCCGCTGCGTCCACCGAGCGAAGCGAAGACGGAATAAGTTCGCGCCAATGACCTCCTTCCTCAATCCGGCCAGCAAAATAGCCTTCGCTGACCTGCGTCTGCGGAAGCATGCGGACTATCAGCGTGCCTATAACGCCTCGCGCAAGCAGCATGCGAAGGAGCTGACCTGGTTCTGCGCCCGTCGCGATGCCATGCCCGTGCGATCGCTACACCCGAATGAGCTGCTTCACGGAACTCCCTACGCTGGCCCGCGCATCGGCCTGACCGTCGGCAAGGTGATGGGCAAGGCGCACGATCGGAACCGCATCAAGCGACGCATGCGCGCGGCCGTCGCCCAGCATGCCGGTCTACTGGCTGGTCTGGAGATTGATGTGATTCTGCACCCGCGCCGCAGCGTGCTGCTGCTGGACTGGGACAAGCTGCAGCGCGAGGTCGCGAATGTCTTCCGTGCCGTGCGGAAGCAGTGCAGTGCACCGAAAGCGGCCGTCACGCCGGCGCAGTTCTCTCCTGTGGAGATAGAGAGGCGATGACAGACGGCGCGTCCGGCAACGAGGAGCAGCTGTCGATGCCAACCGCGTCTGCCCGCGCCGCTCTGCTGGTCTATCGCCGGGTACTCTCGCCGATGCTGCACAGCATGGGCTTCACCAACTGCCGCTACACGCCGACATGCTCTGAGTATGCAGAGGTCGCCGTCGCCCGTTTCGGCGTGGCGCGCGGATCATGGCTCGCCCTCAGGCGCATCGCACGCTGTCACCCCTTCAGTAAGGGAGGCCTGGATAACGTTCCGGAGCGCTGAAATGACCTGAATTCGTGGCATTTTTAGGGGTCACGAGAATAAATGCACAAAGTGATATCAAAACGTGCTAAAGCGGTTTTGCCAGAATGACGCCTTCTCCGACTATGGACGAAAGGAGTCACACCTATGGAAAATCCCCCCTCCTCAAGCACTCGTTCACTCACCGCAACCAAGCAGTGGAACGCACCTGTCATGCACGTCGTTCGCGCTGCGGACGCACAGATCAGCCTTCGCAACAGCACGATCGATGGTGGCGTTGGCATCGGTGGTATTGGCGTCACCACCTTCGGTTCCTAACCGTTCAGTGGTCCATCCCTCTGTACCACGCTGGCTACGAGGCCCCGGCTGAAGCGGCTCAACATGAAGGTGAGGCGCTTCGGCCCGTGTCTTTTTTCTGCTCGTACTGAAGTCAGCACAAACTATCGCGTCCCGTGCGCAAAGACAACGGGCAGGGACTGATGTCCCCACCCGCAATGGTTCGTTAATTAAGTTAACCGTTCCAAGAGATTACTGCTGAGGAGCGCCAGGCTTGCCTGCGTCTGGAGCCGGTACTGCCGTCGGGAACAGGTTCTTCAACGGCGCATCGTGCTCCTTGTTCAGTTCCGGGTGCGGGTACGGCTTGCGTGGCATCATCGCCTCACGCTCGCTGGTGTTGTAGAGGAAGATCGCCTCCACCACAGCAGCCTGCTGCAGATCGGCCGCATGGATGCGCTCCATCGTGTCCATGTTGCTGTGGTGTGTGCGCGTCTCATAATCCATTGGATCCTGGATGTACTGGAAGCCCGGCAGTCCGAGCGCGTCGTACGACAGGTGATCCGTGCCACCCGTGTTGCGATGGGTGATGGTCGTTACGCCGAGGTCCTTCAGCGGCGCGATCCACTGCGCGAAGATGGGTCCAATGGCGAAGTTGCCCTGCGTGTACACACCGCGGACGCGGCCCGTGCCGTTGTCCAGGTTGTAGTACGCATCCAGCGTCTCCCACTCCTTGGTAGTCTTCAGCGGGCCGTTGGCAACCGGCTGACCGGTCGGTCCCATGGGTGCGCCGGGCAGGACCGTCACCTCACCGAAGTGTTGCTTCACATACCCGCGGCTGCCGAACAGTCCCTGCTCCTCACCGCTCCATAGCGCAATGCGAATGGTCCGCTTCGGCTTCACGCCGATTGCCTTCAGGATGCGCACAGCCTCCATGGCAACGACCGAGCCTGCTCCATTGTCCGTGGCGCCGGTACCGCTGATCCAACTATCCAGGTGGCCACCGACCATCACGACCTGCTCCTTCAGCTTCGGGTCCGTGCCAGGGATCTCTGCGACGGTGTTGAAGCCATGCTCGTGGTCGCCGGAGAAAGCGACGTCGATGTTTACTTCCATCTTCACGGGAACGCTTGCCTTCAGCAGGCGATAGAGACGGCCGTACATCTCGACGGTGGTGACGGCGTTGGGCACCATCACGGCATTCGCGCGGGTCTGTGCGCCGCGGATCAGGTTGGCTCCGTTGTCGTCAAAGATGATGCCGGTACCGCCGCCCTTGCCACCATCGCGGCTGGGCGACAGGATGGCAGCAACACCCTCCTCCGTCATCATCTTCAGCGCAGCGGTACGCAGTGCCGTCGCGCGATTCCGCTCTGCAAGCAGAGTTGCGATGTTTACGCCACCGGCACGCGGAGTCTCCGGGCCTTCCATCTCCTTCAACTCTTCTTCGGTGTAGCGATGGAAGAGCGGATCGGTGAGATCGACGATGGTGTGCGGCGCGCCCAGCAACACGATCTTGCCGGCGAGCTTGCCCTTGTACTTCGCCAGGTCGGCCTCAGAGTTCAATTCGATGAGAACGGCATCGGCAGACACGGTG is a genomic window containing:
- a CDS encoding M20/M25/M40 family metallo-hydrolase; the protein is MGALRRGVCAVTLLSTIAVTAVPVALAQAAKKVPSYYGPQPATEDIDLGIYAQIRTEGLSHSHVMEYISGLSDGIGPRLTGSPNMKKANEWTRDRLTDAGLVNAHLEDWGEFGMGWSQVNSWARMITPDTEPIWIQAAPWSPATKGTVSADAVLIELNSEADLAKYKGKLAGKIVLLGAPHTIVDLTDPLFHRYTEEELKEMEGPETPRAGGVNIATLLAERNRATALRTAALKMMTEEGVAAILSPSRDGGKGGGTGIIFDDNGANLIRGAQTRANAVMVPNAVTTVEMYGRLYRLLKASVPVKMEVNIDVAFSGDHEHGFNTVAEIPGTDPKLKEQVVMVGGHLDSWISGTGATDNGAGSVVAMEAVRILKAIGVKPKRTIRIALWSGEEQGLFGSRGYVKQHFGEVTVLPGAPMGPTGQPVANGPLKTTKEWETLDAYYNLDNGTGRVRGVYTQGNFAIGPIFAQWIAPLKDLGVTTITHRNTGGTDHLSYDALGLPGFQYIQDPMDYETRTHHSNMDTMERIHAADLQQAAVVEAIFLYNTSEREAMMPRKPYPHPELNKEHDAPLKNLFPTAVPAPDAGKPGAPQQ